Proteins encoded within one genomic window of Halorussus salilacus:
- a CDS encoding GNAT family N-acetyltransferase, with product MDIREATEDDISTIRSVARESWKRAYADAVPESVIDDAVSEWYAEETMTRIIGDDEQVCLVAVDDDGAVIGFSHGATDNGDGDVLRLYVHPDRWNEGIGTDLLAAMEERLREMGAERMQAMVLADNEMGNAFYESHGFEKTGEAETQLDGTTRTENVYARAA from the coding sequence ATGGATATCCGAGAAGCAACCGAGGACGACATCTCGACCATTCGCTCGGTCGCCCGCGAATCGTGGAAGCGAGCGTACGCCGACGCAGTTCCCGAATCGGTCATCGACGACGCCGTCTCGGAGTGGTACGCCGAGGAGACGATGACCCGCATCATCGGCGACGACGAGCAGGTGTGTCTGGTCGCGGTGGACGACGACGGCGCTGTCATCGGTTTCTCGCACGGCGCAACCGATAACGGAGACGGCGACGTGCTCCGCCTCTACGTCCACCCCGACCGCTGGAACGAGGGCATCGGAACCGACCTGCTGGCGGCGATGGAGGAGCGACTCCGGGAGATGGGTGCCGAGCGGATGCAGGCGATGGTGCTGGCCGACAACGAGATGGGCAACGCGTTCTACGAGTCCCACGGCTTCGAGAAGACCGGGGAAGCCGAAACCCAACTCGACGGGACGACCCGGACCGAGAACGTCTACGCCCGCGCGGCCTGA
- a CDS encoding MoaD/ThiS family protein, producing the protein METADRPVERSATGPDARETTVEVRCTGHVRDAVGAPSLTFAFEGTTLRAFLDAFFAEYDVKDLLIAETEDEATTDGWADAPEDLPGTWKKNPEGEQTRRYARVAVDGQFNEHLDGLDTELSDGDRISLMYPFIFCC; encoded by the coding sequence ATGGAGACAGCAGACCGACCAGTCGAGCGCTCGGCGACCGGCCCGGACGCCCGCGAGACCACCGTCGAGGTGCGGTGTACCGGCCACGTCCGGGACGCGGTCGGGGCCCCGAGCCTGACGTTCGCCTTCGAGGGGACCACCCTCCGGGCGTTCCTCGACGCCTTCTTCGCGGAGTACGACGTGAAGGACCTCCTCATCGCCGAGACCGAGGACGAGGCGACCACCGACGGGTGGGCCGACGCGCCCGAGGACCTCCCGGGGACGTGGAAGAAGAACCCCGAGGGCGAGCAGACCCGCCGGTACGCCCGGGTGGCGGTCGACGGCCAGTTCAACGAACACCTCGACGGGCTCGACACCGAACTGAGCGACGGCGACCGAATCTCTTTGATGTACCCGTTCATCTTCTGCTGTTAG
- a CDS encoding MOSC domain-containing protein, producing the protein MTPTLERIAVHPVKSLDPEPRERVRIAERGALAGDREYAIVDSPAGESHDPERASVGGDGDYVNGKRTDAVHRLRSSFDPDERTLTLRLQGEDERRVFDLDDCAELNDWLSDYFDRPVSVRREPAGGYPDDREASGPTVVSTATLREVASWFPDVDLAGARRRFRASLEIGGVPAFWEDRLFGHPGEVVAFEVGDVRFEGVRPCSRCVVPARDPDTGEPTEGFRETFLEGREATLPEWADSGRLDHYYQLMVNTRVPESEWGEEIAVGDEVRVVGVRPEDSSEEAGASES; encoded by the coding sequence ATGACACCGACCCTCGAACGAATCGCCGTCCACCCGGTCAAGTCGCTCGACCCCGAGCCCCGCGAGCGCGTCCGGATCGCCGAGCGCGGCGCGCTCGCAGGCGACCGCGAGTACGCCATCGTCGACTCGCCCGCCGGGGAATCCCACGACCCCGAGCGCGCCTCCGTCGGCGGAGACGGCGACTACGTCAACGGCAAGCGCACCGACGCGGTCCACCGCCTGCGGTCGTCGTTCGACCCCGACGAGCGGACCCTGACGCTTCGCCTGCAGGGCGAAGACGAGCGCCGAGTGTTCGACCTCGACGACTGCGCCGAGTTGAACGACTGGCTGAGCGACTACTTCGACCGGCCCGTGAGCGTCCGGCGCGAACCCGCGGGCGGCTACCCGGACGACCGCGAGGCGTCGGGGCCGACGGTCGTCTCCACCGCGACGCTCCGGGAGGTGGCGTCGTGGTTCCCGGACGTGGACCTTGCCGGAGCGCGCAGACGCTTCAGGGCGAGCCTCGAAATCGGGGGCGTCCCGGCGTTCTGGGAGGACCGGCTCTTCGGCCACCCCGGCGAGGTCGTCGCGTTCGAGGTCGGCGACGTGCGCTTCGAGGGCGTCAGACCCTGCTCGCGCTGTGTCGTCCCGGCGCGCGACCCCGATACGGGCGAGCCGACCGAGGGGTTCCGCGAGACGTTCCTCGAAGGGCGCGAAGCGACCCTCCCCGAGTGGGCCGACTCCGGGCGACTCGACCACTACTACCAGCTGATGGTCAACACCCGCGTGCCCGAATCCGAGTGGGGCGAGGAGATCGCGGTCGGCGACGAAGTCCGGGTCGTCGGGGTCCGACCCGAGGATTCCTCCGAGGAGGCGGGCGCTTCCGAGAGTTAG
- a CDS encoding ubiquitin-like small modifier protein 1, with protein MAVELRFFATFREAVGQKVLEREVAEGATVGDVLDDLVAEYGIDVYEDGEIRTQVSVMKNGKDVYHLDGKDTPLADGDTLSVFPPVAGG; from the coding sequence ATGGCGGTGGAACTGCGTTTTTTCGCCACGTTCCGCGAGGCGGTCGGCCAGAAGGTCCTCGAACGCGAGGTCGCCGAGGGCGCGACCGTCGGCGACGTGCTCGACGACCTCGTGGCGGAGTACGGCATCGATGTCTACGAGGACGGTGAGATTCGCACTCAGGTGTCGGTGATGAAGAACGGCAAGGACGTTTACCACCTCGACGGGAAGGACACCCCGCTGGCGGACGGCGACACCCTCAGCGTGTTCCCGCCGGTCGCGGGGGGATAG
- a CDS encoding aldehyde ferredoxin oxidoreductase family protein, whose protein sequence is MTDLGGFHDHVARVDLTEEGVGYEGIDDEDAEKYIGARGLGVKYVFDNGPEVDPLGPDNLLAFMNGPLTGTQTVMSGRIAVCTKSPLTNTVTDSHHGGWSGARLKWAGFDGLLFEGKADEPVYAVVEDGEVELRDASHLWGRGVHGTLDELEDEVEGQFGKNLSAMAIGPGGENGVRYACIINEDDRASGRGGTGAVMGSKNLKAVVIKSSTKMPKPADQETFQEGHKQAMRVIQESDVTAPNEGGLSLYGTNVLMNVTNEMDGLPTKNAQFTSTTSYSEAEDPDIDAENVSGENVRENILVDEPTCHSCPVACKKEVEVDVHHKGEDHNVRMESYEYESAWALGPNSGSDDRDKVAMMIDRCNDMAVDTIEMGNTMAMAMEATEEGLLDEGLDWGDADTMIEMIERVAHREDELADLLAEGAKRAAEELGDGDMSLDVKGQTMAAYDPRAMKGMAIGYATSNRGACHLRGYTPAAELLGIPEKVDPGEAEGKGELCATFQDLHAISDSFDICKFNAFAEGIEEYVLQYAGMTGLDVTEDDLLEAGERIYNLERYYNNLVGFDGSDDDLPVRFVEGEPKAIPGQGGSEGSLVELDQLKEEYYEVRDWEDGVVPDEKLDELGIDVGPGTGVSSGGAAASGDD, encoded by the coding sequence ATGACTGACTTAGGCGGATTCCACGACCACGTCGCCCGCGTGGACCTGACAGAGGAGGGGGTAGGGTACGAAGGTATCGACGACGAGGACGCCGAGAAGTACATCGGCGCGCGCGGACTCGGCGTGAAGTACGTGTTCGACAACGGACCCGAGGTCGACCCGCTCGGCCCCGACAACCTGCTCGCGTTCATGAACGGCCCGCTCACCGGCACCCAGACCGTGATGAGCGGCCGAATCGCGGTGTGCACCAAGTCGCCGCTCACGAACACCGTCACCGACAGCCACCACGGCGGCTGGTCGGGCGCGCGCCTCAAGTGGGCTGGCTTCGACGGCCTGCTGTTCGAGGGCAAGGCCGACGAGCCCGTCTACGCCGTCGTCGAGGACGGCGAGGTCGAGCTCCGGGACGCCTCCCACCTCTGGGGCCGTGGCGTCCACGGCACGCTCGACGAACTCGAAGACGAGGTAGAGGGCCAGTTCGGCAAGAACCTCTCGGCGATGGCCATCGGACCCGGGGGCGAGAACGGGGTCCGGTACGCCTGCATCATCAACGAGGACGACCGCGCGAGCGGTCGGGGCGGCACCGGCGCGGTGATGGGGTCGAAGAACCTCAAGGCGGTCGTTATCAAGTCCTCGACCAAGATGCCCAAGCCCGCCGATCAGGAGACGTTCCAGGAGGGCCACAAGCAGGCGATGCGGGTCATCCAGGAGTCGGACGTGACCGCCCCGAACGAGGGCGGCCTGTCGCTGTACGGCACCAACGTTCTGATGAACGTCACCAACGAGATGGACGGCCTGCCGACGAAGAACGCCCAGTTCACCTCCACGACCAGCTACTCGGAGGCCGAGGACCCCGACATCGACGCCGAGAACGTCTCGGGCGAGAACGTCCGCGAGAACATCCTCGTCGACGAGCCCACCTGCCACTCGTGTCCCGTCGCCTGCAAGAAGGAGGTCGAGGTCGACGTCCACCACAAGGGCGAGGACCACAACGTCCGGATGGAGTCCTACGAGTACGAGTCGGCGTGGGCGCTGGGGCCCAACTCCGGGTCGGACGACCGCGACAAGGTCGCGATGATGATAGACCGGTGTAACGACATGGCGGTCGACACCATCGAGATGGGCAACACCATGGCGATGGCGATGGAGGCCACCGAGGAGGGCCTGCTCGACGAAGGATTGGACTGGGGCGACGCCGACACCATGATCGAGATGATAGAGCGCGTGGCCCACCGCGAGGACGAACTCGCCGACCTGCTCGCCGAAGGCGCGAAGCGCGCCGCCGAGGAGCTGGGCGACGGGGACATGAGCCTCGACGTGAAGGGCCAGACCATGGCGGCCTACGACCCCCGCGCGATGAAGGGGATGGCAATCGGCTACGCCACCTCGAACCGCGGTGCCTGCCACCTCCGGGGGTACACCCCCGCGGCGGAGCTTCTCGGGATTCCCGAGAAGGTCGACCCGGGCGAGGCCGAGGGGAAGGGCGAACTCTGCGCGACCTTCCAGGACCTCCACGCCATCTCGGACAGCTTCGACATCTGCAAGTTCAACGCCTTCGCGGAGGGCATCGAGGAGTACGTCCTCCAGTACGCTGGCATGACCGGCCTCGACGTGACCGAGGACGACCTGCTGGAGGCGGGCGAGCGCATCTACAACCTCGAACGCTACTACAACAACCTCGTCGGCTTCGACGGCAGCGACGACGACCTGCCGGTCCGATTCGTGGAGGGCGAACCCAAGGCGATTCCGGGTCAGGGCGGCTCCGAGGGGTCGCTCGTGGAACTCGACCAGCTCAAAGAGGAGTACTACGAGGTCCGCGACTGGGAGGACGGCGTGGTTCCCGACGAGAAACTCGACGAGCTAGGCATCGACGTGGGACCGGGCACGGGCGTCAGTAGCGGCGGCGCGGCGGCCTCGGGCGACGACTAA
- a CDS encoding GNAT family N-acetyltransferase: protein MATPQLEFDSDVEGRIYEYVERRGSAAREEVRDAVRVERTHGAKPPRSGTESAARLSVPECNEYIDGLLDDGLLTERDGTLYVRPDADAETHDATDFEYVVRPADEDDRRAVAGLIREVAGEGAIVVDERVADAIEREGALVRLNDRESRMFFVAEIEDDGERGEDDAERGEAEIIGWVHVHGFELPARDHTAELTVGVAPSTASRGRGTLLERGMAWAAEADCIKVYQSLPATNEEALELLEEHDWEREATRADHYRVDGELVDEVQLATRLDGGR, encoded by the coding sequence ATGGCGACACCCCAACTGGAGTTCGACAGCGACGTGGAGGGTCGCATCTACGAGTACGTCGAGCGCCGCGGGTCGGCCGCCCGCGAGGAGGTGCGGGACGCGGTCCGGGTCGAGCGGACCCACGGGGCCAAACCGCCCCGGTCGGGCACCGAGTCGGCGGCCCGGCTCTCGGTCCCGGAGTGCAACGAGTACATCGACGGCCTCCTCGACGACGGCCTGTTGACCGAGCGCGACGGGACCCTCTACGTCCGTCCCGACGCCGACGCCGAGACCCACGACGCCACCGACTTCGAGTACGTCGTCCGTCCCGCCGACGAGGACGACCGGCGGGCGGTCGCGGGGCTCATCCGGGAGGTGGCCGGGGAGGGGGCCATCGTCGTCGACGAGCGCGTCGCGGATGCCATCGAGCGCGAGGGCGCGCTGGTCCGACTCAACGACCGCGAGTCGCGGATGTTCTTCGTCGCCGAGATCGAGGACGACGGTGAACGCGGCGAAGACGACGCTGAACGCGGCGAAGCCGAGATAATCGGATGGGTCCACGTCCACGGCTTCGAACTCCCGGCCCGCGACCACACCGCCGAACTCACCGTGGGGGTCGCCCCGAGTACCGCGAGCAGGGGTCGGGGCACCCTGTTGGAGCGCGGGATGGCGTGGGCCGCCGAGGCCGACTGCATCAAGGTGTACCAGAGCCTCCCGGCGACCAACGAGGAGGCGCTCGAACTCCTCGAAGAGCACGACTGGGAGCGCGAGGCGACTAGGGCCGACCACTACCGGGTCGACGGCGAACTCGTCGACGAGGTGCAGCTGGCAACGCGCCTCGACGGCGGCCGTTAG
- a CDS encoding VanZ family protein, with the protein MNVDGFEPPGWVRWLGVAVVAGVICYSSLIEPPSAGIPSTGPFGLVGIDKWLHLLAYAGLVGSLAYALATRRDPASAATAALAVLLAFAYGIGIEFGQAVVPTRAFSTGDIAANAVGVALGAVCWHLLVGVAERVGVDLSAT; encoded by the coding sequence ATGAACGTCGACGGGTTCGAACCGCCCGGATGGGTCCGCTGGCTCGGCGTCGCGGTCGTCGCGGGCGTCATCTGCTACAGTTCGCTGATAGAGCCGCCCTCGGCCGGAATCCCCTCGACCGGCCCCTTCGGACTCGTCGGCATCGACAAGTGGCTCCACCTGCTCGCGTACGCCGGACTCGTCGGGTCGCTCGCGTACGCGCTCGCGACCCGGCGCGACCCCGCCAGCGCGGCGACCGCCGCGCTGGCGGTCCTGCTCGCGTTCGCGTACGGAATCGGCATCGAGTTCGGACAGGCAGTGGTTCCGACGCGCGCGTTCTCGACGGGCGACATCGCGGCGAACGCGGTCGGCGTGGCGCTCGGGGCGGTCTGCTGGCATCTCCTCGTCGGGGTGGCCGAACGAGTCGGCGTGGACCTCTCGGCGACGTAG
- a CDS encoding cation diffusion facilitator family transporter: protein MTDDRASFVRASWVNVVSNVLKIAVEGALGVFSGSLALVADAAHSLADLLASAVVLVWGRSSFDGPDETHPHGHHRFEPLTALFVGGVLVLLGFKLLYDAGRSLAEGSEARYGALLVVGLGFALANRVACYWYTKRTNRDLDSPGLRALAADSLNDVYTTLAAFAGVAGMALGYPVLDPVAGGLVSALVVRQGVEISRENIDYLVDRAPPEAHQERIRSAIRDHPEVHGIHDFAAYYTGNVVEVEFHAEIGRGHSLVEAHEIETELRSRVREVEAVEDVHIHLDPAGLGEWKDADERGLSHPSG from the coding sequence ATGACCGACGACCGCGCGTCCTTCGTCCGAGCCTCGTGGGTGAACGTCGTCTCGAACGTCCTCAAAATCGCGGTCGAGGGCGCGCTGGGCGTCTTCTCGGGCAGTCTCGCTCTCGTGGCCGACGCGGCCCACTCGCTGGCGGACCTGCTCGCGAGCGCGGTCGTCCTCGTCTGGGGCCGGTCGTCGTTCGACGGCCCTGACGAGACTCACCCGCACGGCCACCACCGGTTCGAACCCCTGACCGCGCTGTTCGTCGGCGGCGTGCTCGTCCTGCTCGGGTTCAAACTCCTCTACGACGCTGGCCGGTCGCTGGCCGAGGGGTCCGAGGCGCGGTACGGCGCGCTCCTCGTCGTCGGTCTGGGGTTCGCGCTCGCGAACCGCGTGGCCTGCTACTGGTACACGAAGCGGACGAACCGGGACCTCGATTCGCCGGGCCTCCGGGCACTGGCCGCCGACAGTCTCAACGACGTGTACACGACCCTCGCGGCGTTCGCGGGGGTCGCCGGGATGGCGCTGGGATACCCCGTCCTCGACCCGGTCGCGGGCGGCCTCGTGAGCGCGCTCGTCGTCCGGCAAGGCGTCGAGATCTCGCGGGAGAACATCGACTACCTCGTCGACCGGGCACCTCCGGAGGCCCATCAGGAGCGCATCCGGTCGGCGATTCGAGACCACCCCGAGGTCCACGGAATCCACGACTTCGCGGCCTACTACACCGGGAACGTCGTCGAGGTGGAGTTCCACGCCGAGATCGGCAGGGGCCACTCGCTCGTCGAGGCCCACGAGATAGAGACCGAACTCCGCAGTCGGGTCCGCGAAGTCGAGGCCGTCGAGGACGTGCACATCCACCTCGACCCCGCCGGACTCGGCGAGTGGAAGGACGCCGACGAGCGGGGTCTGTCCCACCCCTCCGGGTGA
- a CDS encoding archaeosine biosynthesis radical SAM protein RaSEA codes for MSKPSPDVYEQGRGMDAHNKVMREIRARKDETYDPHEPTRVWIDEDRTPGGVYQSLTIILNTGGCRWARAGGCTMCGYVAESVEGGSVAHDALMDQIEACLEHEREQIEAGEADGESGLVKIYTSGSFLDEREVGGETRRAIAETFADRERIVVESLPDFVEREKIEDFTEQGLETDVAIGLETATDRVRHDCVNKYFDFEDFVAASEHAEEAGAGIKAYLLMKPPFLSEAEAVEDMKYSVRKCAEYAHTVSMNPTNVQRYTMVDELYFRDGYRPPWLWSVAEVLEDTADADAIVVSDPVGHGSDRGPHNCGECDDRVQKAIKDFDIRQDPSVFSEVTCECEATWEAVIERERSYSLPLAR; via the coding sequence ATGAGCAAGCCGAGCCCGGACGTCTACGAGCAGGGGCGGGGGATGGACGCGCACAACAAGGTGATGCGCGAGATTCGCGCCCGGAAGGACGAGACCTACGACCCCCACGAGCCCACCCGGGTCTGGATAGACGAGGACCGCACCCCCGGCGGCGTCTACCAGAGTCTCACCATCATCCTCAACACCGGCGGGTGTCGGTGGGCGCGTGCCGGAGGGTGCACCATGTGCGGGTACGTCGCCGAATCGGTCGAGGGCGGCTCCGTGGCCCACGACGCGCTGATGGACCAGATAGAGGCGTGTCTCGAACACGAGCGCGAGCAGATAGAGGCGGGCGAGGCCGACGGCGAATCGGGCCTCGTCAAAATCTACACCTCCGGGTCGTTCCTCGACGAGCGCGAGGTCGGCGGGGAAACGCGGCGGGCCATCGCCGAGACGTTCGCCGACCGCGAGCGCATCGTGGTCGAGAGCCTCCCGGACTTCGTCGAGCGCGAGAAGATCGAGGACTTCACCGAGCAGGGACTGGAAACCGACGTGGCAATCGGCCTCGAAACCGCCACCGACCGGGTGCGCCACGACTGCGTGAACAAGTACTTCGACTTCGAGGACTTCGTCGCGGCGAGCGAGCACGCCGAGGAGGCGGGCGCGGGCATCAAGGCCTACCTCCTGATGAAGCCGCCGTTCCTCAGCGAAGCGGAGGCCGTCGAGGACATGAAATACTCGGTCCGCAAGTGCGCCGAGTACGCCCACACCGTCTCGATGAACCCGACCAACGTCCAGCGCTACACCATGGTCGACGAACTCTACTTCCGGGACGGCTACCGGCCGCCGTGGCTCTGGTCGGTCGCCGAGGTGCTCGAAGACACCGCCGACGCCGACGCCATCGTGGTCTCGGACCCCGTGGGCCACGGGAGCGACCGCGGCCCGCACAACTGCGGGGAGTGCGACGACCGGGTCCAGAAGGCCATCAAGGATTTCGACATCCGCCAAGACCCCTCGGTGTTCTCGGAGGTCACCTGCGAGTGCGAGGCGACGTGGGAGGCCGTGATCGAGCGCGAGCGGAGCTACAGCCTGCCGCTGGCGCGGTAG
- a CDS encoding trans-sulfuration enzyme family protein produces the protein MSSEDLSRTGDKRFETLAVTHGEEPDLSNGVGDVTSPVHLTSTYAVEGIDMDTALEDLDPDADQFLYSRLSNPTRHAVEKRLAALEGGDHAMAFASGTSAIVASVMAAVEPGDHVVAFEDLYGGTNTMLKELFGEKLNVAVDFVDATDPDAVRAATTDETALLWMETPTNPLLRLCDIEEMAAIADDHDALLGVDNTFMGPYFQRPLELGADVVVHSTTKYINGHSDSLGGVAVTSDDDYAEAVGFLQQVGMGNVLAPFDSYLVLRGLKTLPLRMRQHETNAAEVAAYLDSHDAVAAVHYPGLESHPQHDLADDQMDGHGGVLSFELDGDLADVERFVAALEEFTLAVSLGGVESLIEHPASMTHSPLPAEERADLGITDTLLRVSVGVEHPKDLLEDLERGFDAMEAGRADAPEDSAVSDASETAETTDASEAPASSD, from the coding sequence ATGTCCTCGGAAGACCTGTCCCGGACCGGCGACAAGCGCTTCGAAACCCTCGCGGTCACCCACGGCGAGGAACCGGACCTCTCGAACGGCGTGGGGGACGTGACCTCTCCCGTACATCTCACGTCCACCTACGCGGTCGAGGGCATCGACATGGACACCGCCCTCGAAGACCTCGACCCCGACGCCGACCAGTTCCTCTACTCGCGGCTGTCGAACCCGACCCGCCACGCGGTCGAGAAGCGACTCGCCGCGCTGGAGGGCGGCGACCACGCCATGGCCTTCGCCTCGGGCACCAGCGCCATCGTCGCGAGCGTGATGGCCGCGGTCGAACCGGGCGACCACGTCGTCGCCTTCGAGGACCTCTACGGCGGGACCAACACGATGCTCAAGGAGCTCTTCGGCGAGAAGCTGAACGTCGCGGTCGACTTCGTCGACGCCACCGACCCCGACGCGGTCCGGGCCGCGACCACCGACGAGACCGCCCTGCTCTGGATGGAGACGCCGACCAATCCGCTCCTGCGACTCTGCGACATCGAGGAGATGGCCGCCATCGCCGACGACCACGACGCCCTCCTGGGAGTCGACAACACCTTCATGGGACCGTACTTCCAGCGCCCGCTCGAACTCGGTGCCGACGTGGTGGTCCACAGTACCACCAAGTACATCAACGGCCACAGCGACTCGCTGGGCGGCGTGGCGGTCACGTCTGACGACGACTACGCCGAGGCCGTCGGCTTCCTCCAGCAGGTCGGGATGGGCAACGTCCTCGCGCCGTTCGACTCGTATCTGGTCCTCCGGGGGCTCAAGACCCTTCCCCTCCGAATGCGCCAGCACGAGACCAACGCCGCGGAGGTCGCCGCGTACCTCGACTCCCACGACGCGGTCGCGGCCGTCCACTACCCCGGACTGGAGTCTCACCCCCAGCACGACCTCGCCGACGACCAGATGGACGGCCACGGCGGCGTCCTCTCGTTCGAACTCGACGGCGACCTCGCCGACGTCGAGCGGTTCGTCGCCGCCTTAGAGGAGTTCACCCTCGCGGTCAGCCTCGGCGGCGTCGAGAGCCTCATCGAGCATCCCGCGAGCATGACTCACTCGCCGCTCCCCGCCGAGGAGCGCGCGGATCTCGGGATTACCGATACGCTTCTGCGGGTGTCGGTGGGCGTCGAACACCCCAAGGACCTGCTCGAAGACCTCGAACGCGGCTTCGACGCGATGGAGGCCGGTCGGGCCGACGCGCCAGAGGACTCGGCGGTCTCCGACGCGTCGGAGACCGCCGAGACGACCGACGCCTCGGAAGCGCCCGCCTCCTCGGACTAA
- a CDS encoding DUF4398 domain-containing protein, protein MNSNHCSKLLTLLVAIALVASAATPAAAAVSASASGAPDSAEVGEEVTSTFTLDRPFSEYDEWTLNGETELEGVTWTVKLYDQGGDKIGQESYDGESFNHTLQSEDNAAEVEVTIEGTVAEVEDFTYDPAQQHLLAELNQVREGGSSDTIDSWEFRPYTADSDEARSAIEDAETAIADAEDSGAGVSDAEDKLDDAVSAYDGENFDLAVELAGEATDSADSAEQSNQQTQMLLYGGVGLVVLVAIIGGVLWYRSQQDDYDKLR, encoded by the coding sequence ATGAACTCGAACCACTGTTCTAAGCTACTGACGCTGTTGGTCGCGATTGCACTGGTCGCCTCCGCGGCGACCCCCGCCGCGGCGGCGGTCTCGGCGTCGGCGAGCGGCGCGCCCGACTCCGCGGAGGTCGGCGAGGAAGTCACCTCGACGTTCACGCTCGACCGACCGTTCAGCGAGTACGACGAGTGGACGCTCAACGGCGAGACCGAACTCGAAGGCGTGACCTGGACCGTCAAGCTCTACGACCAGGGTGGCGACAAGATCGGTCAGGAGTCCTACGACGGCGAGTCGTTCAACCACACGCTACAGAGCGAGGACAACGCGGCCGAGGTCGAGGTGACCATCGAAGGCACCGTGGCCGAGGTCGAGGACTTCACCTACGACCCGGCCCAGCAACACCTCCTCGCCGAACTGAATCAGGTCCGCGAGGGCGGGTCCAGCGACACCATCGACAGCTGGGAGTTCCGGCCCTACACCGCGGATAGCGACGAGGCGCGCTCGGCAATCGAAGACGCCGAGACCGCCATCGCCGACGCCGAGGACAGCGGCGCGGGCGTCTCGGACGCCGAGGACAAGCTCGACGACGCCGTCTCGGCGTACGACGGCGAGAACTTCGACCTCGCCGTCGAACTCGCGGGCGAGGCGACCGACAGCGCCGATTCGGCCGAGCAGTCGAACCAGCAGACCCAGATGCTACTGTACGGCGGCGTCGGACTCGTCGTGCTGGTCGCCATCATCGGCGGCGTCCTCTGGTACCGCTCCCAGCAGGACGACTACGACAAACTGCGCTGA
- the cofC gene encoding 2-phospho-L-lactate guanylyltransferase, giving the protein MRVVVPFAAREPKTRLADVLSPDERSAFAAAMLDDVLAAVRATGREPEVLATGPVGVDAPVTVDDRPLTEAVNAVLAETDRRVAVVMADLALATPDALDRLFEAESAVAIAPGRGGGTNALAVAHPEFRVDYHGTSYLDHLGIAREVGASVSVVDSHRLATDVDERADLAEVLIHGGGEGRSRGRSAEWLRSAGFSLAGDESRVGVVRE; this is encoded by the coding sequence ATGCGAGTCGTCGTCCCGTTCGCCGCCCGCGAGCCCAAGACCCGGTTAGCCGACGTGCTCTCGCCCGACGAGCGGTCGGCGTTCGCCGCCGCGATGCTCGACGACGTGCTCGCGGCGGTGCGGGCGACCGGCCGCGAACCCGAGGTCCTCGCCACCGGCCCGGTCGGGGTCGACGCCCCCGTGACCGTCGACGACCGCCCGCTGACCGAGGCGGTCAACGCCGTGCTGGCCGAGACCGACCGCCGGGTCGCGGTCGTGATGGCCGACCTCGCGCTGGCGACCCCCGACGCGCTCGACCGACTGTTCGAGGCCGAGAGCGCGGTCGCGATAGCGCCGGGGCGGGGCGGCGGGACGAACGCGCTCGCGGTCGCCCACCCCGAGTTCCGGGTGGACTACCACGGCACCTCGTACCTCGACCACCTCGGAATCGCGCGGGAGGTCGGCGCGTCGGTGTCGGTGGTCGACTCCCACCGGCTGGCGACCGACGTCGACGAGCGCGCCGACCTCGCGGAGGTGCTGATTCACGGCGGGGGAGAGGGACGGAGCCGAGGACGGTCGGCCGAATGGCTCCGGTCGGCGGGCTTTTCGCTGGCTGGCGACGAGAGCCGGGTGGGCGTCGTTCGGGAGTGA